The Planctellipticum variicoloris DNA window ACCGGTCCTCCCGGTAGACCTCACCCGCCAGCAGCAGCATTTCGATCGTGTCGGCGATGGCGTTGTCGTTAAACGTGTAAAACCACCAGTAATCCCCCCCCGGATACTTTCGCGGCCAGCTCTCGGGATAACTGGCGGGCTGGACGGGAAACTTGGCGGGATCGGGAGGCGTCTCGAAGCCCTGGCCCCACCCGCCGTTCGGAAACTGATTTTTGAGAATCGCCTCCAGGGCGAACGTGACTGCTTCGTGCAACGGAGCGTCCTGGAACTTGCGAGCCGCGTCGAGTCGGATCAGAAACCTCAGGGCCGACTGCGTTTTATCGTCGTCGAACGTGCTGACATTGAACTGCCGTTTCTTCGCAGGCGGATCGACACGATAGGCGAACTTCCGGCGATCGCTGTCCGCAAACTCGATCCGGTCCGTCCAGCCTCCGCTGCGGAGCTGACCCTGGATCAGACATTCGCCGGCCGCCGTCGCCCCTTCCAGCAGAACAGGCTCGCCGGTCCGCTCCCAGGCTTCCAGTAGAGCCAGACCGACGGTGGGCGTACCGGGCGGCTGCACCCACACCGTGTCGCGTGTGGTTTTGCCCTCTCCCTCGCTCTTCTGCAGGTCCGCGCTGTAGCGGTAGACATATCCGCCGTGAGTCGCGACATGCCGCGTGTAGAATTCGGCCGCCCGGATCAGCGATCGGCGAACTTCCGTCGGCGTCGACTCAGCCGCGGGCAGTTCGCTCCCGGCGACCGTCAATCCCAGAACGATCCCGCTCAAAACGGCCGCGACTCGGTTCATGGTTTTCAACTTCTGTGATGCTTCCGGAGTGATTTTCTGCCATCGGTTGATGGTCGAATCTCCAGTCTATGGTCGGCGGACTTCAAACGGTAGAAAATCCGTTGACGAGTTCCGCGGCCATCACTCTCGGCCAGTTTCGCGGGTCGACTTTCTCTCCGTCCCTCCTTCTGTCACAGTGGGGTATTGCACTGCGTTTTTTTGCGTCTACGGCAGGAGTTCCGATTCGGCATGGTATGGCTCAGGGTGACGGATCTCAGTTTCAGTTACGGCGGCGCCAATCTGCTCGACAGGATCAATCTGCAGATTGAGCCCGGCCAGCGTATCGGCCTGATGGGACGCAACGGCGCCGGCAAGTCGACGCTGATGAAGCTCATCGACGGCGAACTGCAGCCCGACAACGGCGTCATCGAGCGTCCGCCGGGACTCAAGATCGCACGTCTGGCCCAGGAAGTGCCCCGCGGGGCCGACCAGACGATTTTTGACGAAGTGGCCGGCGGCCTCGGTGCGCCCGGCGAGCTTGCCGCCCGGATTCATAAGTTGACAGAGCAACTTCACGCCGGCGCCGACCCGGAAATCGAACGGGAGCTGTCCCGACTCCAGGAACAGGTCGACCTGGAAAACGCCTGGAAGGTCCAGCATCAGGTCGAGAACGTGCTGGAGAAGATGGGGCTGGATTCCGCGGCCCGGTTCGAAGACCTCTCGTCGGGGATGAAACGGCGCGTCCTGCTGGCGCGGGCGCTCGTCGTCGAGCCCGAAGTCCTCCTCCTCGACGAACCGACCAACCATCTCGACATCGACTCCATCCGCTGGCTCGAAGAATACCTGCTCAAATCCGGGCTGACGTTGATTTTCGTGACCCACGACCGCATGTTTCTGCAGCGGCTCGCCACACGGATCGTCGAAGTCGAGCGGGGCCGGCTGTTCGACTGGACCTGCGACTACGCGACTTTCCTGGCCCGCAAGGCGGCCGCCCTGGACGCCGAAGCCCGCCAGGACGAATTGTTCGACAAACGCCTCGCAGAAGAAGAGGTCTGGATCCGTCAGGGGGTCAAGGCGCGGCGGACCCGCAACGAAGGTCGCGTCCGCCGCCTGGAGCAGATGCGGGAAGATCGCCGCAATCGCCGGTCGCAGGCCGGCAACGTGCGGATGCAGCTTCAGGATACGGAACGCTCGGGACACATCGCGATCGAAGCCCGCCACGTTTCGCAGGCGTTTGGAGAAAGTCGGATCCTCGACGATGTGTCGGCGGTGATCGATCGAGGAGACAAGATCGGAATCGTCGGACCAAACGGCGCCGGCAAGACGACGCTCCTGCGAATTCTGCTGGGCGA harbors:
- a CDS encoding pectate lyase, giving the protein MNRVAAVLSGIVLGLTVAGSELPAAESTPTEVRRSLIRAAEFYTRHVATHGGYVYRYSADLQKSEGEGKTTRDTVWVQPPGTPTVGLALLEAWERTGEPVLLEGATAAGECLIQGQLRSGGWTDRIEFADSDRRKFAYRVDPPAKKRQFNVSTFDDDKTQSALRFLIRLDAARKFQDAPLHEAVTFALEAILKNQFPNGGWGQGFETPPDPAKFPVQPASYPESWPRKYPGGDYWWFYTFNDNAIADTIEMLLLAGEVYREDRYQAAALKAADFILLAQMPEPQPAWAQQYDFQMHPVWARKFEPAAISGGESQGLIRTLLDVYVETGDRKYLEPIPRALAYLKRSELPDGRLSRFYELQTNKPLYLTKTYELTYDDGDLPTHYGFQVPSRVNELQKQYDRIAGLSADKLVRQRRSRAAPKSSQPSADEVARVVEALDDRGAWVEPGRLKYHGKADPTDRIIDSATFARNLDVLSRAVAAKP
- a CDS encoding ATP-binding cassette domain-containing protein, which gives rise to MVWLRVTDLSFSYGGANLLDRINLQIEPGQRIGLMGRNGAGKSTLMKLIDGELQPDNGVIERPPGLKIARLAQEVPRGADQTIFDEVAGGLGAPGELAARIHKLTEQLHAGADPEIERELSRLQEQVDLENAWKVQHQVENVLEKMGLDSAARFEDLSSGMKRRVLLARALVVEPEVLLLDEPTNHLDIDSIRWLEEYLLKSGLTLIFVTHDRMFLQRLATRIVEVERGRLFDWTCDYATFLARKAAALDAEARQDELFDKRLAEEEVWIRQGVKARRTRNEGRVRRLEQMREDRRNRRSQAGNVRMQLQDTERSGHIAIEARHVSQAFGESRILDDVSAVIDRGDKIGIVGPNGAGKTTLLRILLGELTPDSGTVRFGTRLQIAYFDQLRAQLDEDKSAAENVGEGNDTVLINGKSRHILGYLQDFLFSGERARSLVRYLSGGERNRLLLAKLFTKPANLLVLDEPTNDLDAETLELLEELLVDYAGTLLVVSHDREFLDRVVTGTLVFEGGGRVKEYAGGYTDWIRQKAANEAAAAPTTTKTGRTDFVVGGQKPRKLSFKEQRELETLPTRIETLETQQAELEAKMADPAFYQQPGEEIARVTQQLATLHEELQQVYARWELLEGAT